CAGGATGCCGAGCTGCTGCCACATGATCTCCAGCGGCTGATACGGCTCCCCGGCGCGTGCCGGAATGGTGCGGGCGATGTACTCCTGCGGCGGCACAAAGATCGCAAACAGCCCCCCGCCCATTTCGCCCTGCTGAATGCGCGGAAAGTCGAGATGGCCCCGTTCAATACCCTGAAAAAACGCCTGCGCAGGCGCATCGCGATGATGCAGCCAGAGGTTGAGCAACAGATCGTTGTGACCGTCAAAAATCAGCATAAGCGTTCACCCAAAGAAACAGGCGACCATGCTAACCCCACCTGGCGGATTCATCAAACAGACGCACGCAGCGTGTTGTCACTTTTGCGCATCAGGTTGTCAGCATTGCGCGCGCGGCCCGCAGGGCGTGTCGGCAGACTGGTAAAAAAACAAAAGGAGATTCCTGTGCTGACTCAACCTGCTGATAAATATCGTGCCTCCCCGGTCGTGTCCCTGCCCGACCGCCAGTGGCCTTCGCGCCAGCTCACCCAGGCTCCGCGCTGGCTCTCTACCGATTTGCGTGATGGCAATCAGGCGCTGGCTGAACCGATGGATCGGGAGCGGAAGATGGCCTTCTGGGATCTGCTGCTGCGCTGCGGGTTCCGCGAGATTGAGGTCGCCTTTCCCTCGGCGTCGCAGACGGATTTCGATTTCGTCCGCGATCTGATTGAGCAGCAGCGCATCCCGGAGGAGGTGACGTTACAGGTGCTGACCCAGGCACGCGAGGATCTGATTGCCCGCACGTTTGTCGCGCTGCAGGGTGTGCCGCGCGCCATTGTGCATCTCTATAACGCCACCGCGCCGCTGTTTCGCGAGCGGGTGTTTAAACAGAGCAAAGCGGAAATCGTCGCGCTGGCGACGGCCGGTGCACGGCAGATCCGTGCGGAATGCGAGGCGCAGCCGGAGACCCAATGGACCTTTGAATATTCCCCGGAGACCTTCTGCTTTACCGAGCCGGCGTTTGTGCTGGAGATTTGCGAAGCGGTGGCCGATGTCTGGCAGCCTGACGCGCAGCGGCCGATGATCATTAACCTGCCCGCCACGGTGGAAGTGAATACGCCCAACGTCTATGCCGATCAGATTGAGTTTTTCTGCCGTCACTTCAGCCGCCGCGACGCCGTCTGCATCAGCGTGCATCCGCACAACGATCGCGGCACCGGCGTCGCCTGTGCCGAACTGGCGCTGCTGGCGGGCGCTGACCGGGTGGAGGGCTGCCTGTTTGGCAACGGCGAACGCACCGGCAATGTGGACCTGGTAACGCTGGCGCTGAATCTCTATACCCAGGGCGTGTCGCCGCAGCTCGATTTCAGCCAGATGCATGAGGTTATCGAGGTGGTGACCCGCTGCAACCAATTGCCGGTTCATCCGCGTCATCCCTATGCGGGCGAACTGGTCTTCACCGCCTTCTCCGGTTCTCATCAGGATGCAATTAAAAAAGGATTCGCCATCCGCGCCGAACGGCAGGAGAAAGAGTGGCAGATGCCCTACCTGCCGCTGGATCCTGCCGACATTGGCTGCAGCTATGAGGCGGTGATCCGCGTGAACAGTCAGTCGGGAAAAAGCGGTGCCGCCTGGCTGCTGGAGCAGAATCACGGGTTACAGATGCCGCGTGCGCTGCAGCAGGATTTCAGCCGCTGTGTTCAGCAGGAGACGGACCGGCACGGCGGCGAGATGACGCACTACGCGCTGTGGCAGCTCTTCTGCCGCCAGTATGGCGTGACACAGCCTGCGGTGGCCTTGCAGCGGGCAGACAGCCAGAGTGACAGCGGCGGACAGACGCAGATCAGCGCCAGCGTCGTGGTTCAGCAGCGCTCGCTGACATTGAGCGGTAGCGGAAACGGCTGGCTGTCGGCGGCGGTGAATGCCCTGCGCAGCGCGTTTGACCTGCAGCTGACCATTGAGGACTATCACGAGCATACGCTGGGACGGCGCAGCGACAGCCGTTCTGTAGCCTATATCAGCTGCGTGGATGCCCGTGGTGTACGGGCCTGGGGAGTGAGTATTGATAACGATACGGCCCGCGCCGCATTGCAGGCGCTGCTCAGCGCGGCAGGCCAGTTTCTGCAGGCGGAAAGTAGTCAGTGGGCGCAACGCCCAGCAGACGACGAAACATCGCACTAAACGCGCTGGGGCTTTCATAGCCCAGCTCCAGCGCCACCCGCAGCACGGAGTCGCCCTGCGCCAGTCGCGTCAGGGCGATTGCCAGGCGGGCACGACGCACCCAGTCGCTGAACTGCAGGCCGGTTTCGCGCATGAAATGACGGGCCAGCGTGCGGCCCGAAACGTTCATCTGAGCGCTGGCACGCTGCAGCGTCCAGCTTTCACCGGGCGTCTGCTGGATCTGTTCACACAGCGCCTGTAACCGCGGACTGTCGGGCGTCGGCAGCGCAAACGGCAGCACATCCATGCCCCGGATTTCATCCAGAATCAACTCCATCACCCGCTCGGCCCGGCTCCCGGCGCTGTAGTGCTCCGGCAGGCTCAGCGCCGTGACGATCAGCTCACGCAACAGCGGTGAGATCTGCACCACCTGACAACTGGCGGGCAGATCGGCGCGCGCCAGCGGATCGATAAACAGCGTACGCGCCGCCACGCTGCCGGTAATCTGCAGCGCATGGCGGGTAAACGCGGGCAGCCAGACGCCGCGACTCGGCGGCACTAACCAGCTGCCGAAATCCGTCTCGACCCGCACCACGCCGCTCAGCGTGTGGATCAGCTGCGCGCAGGCGTGATGATGCCAGGGTTCGCTGGCACCGTGCAGGTAGTCGTGCGCCAGCGGCACCAGCGGGCGCGTGCTGAAATCAAAATGCTGCTGACTCATTACGCCTTCAGGAAGCGGTAGATGACCGCCAGATCCTCTTCACCGTGTCCGGCGTCCACCGCCTGCTGCCAGAGCTGCGCGATATTCTCCAGCGCCGGTAATGGCGTCTCTGCCGCATCCAGCGCCAGGCGGGCATCTTTCAGCGCCCAGATCAGATGCATCTGCGGCGTGTAATCGTCGCTGGCGATCATTCCGAGCTTCATTTTTGCATACGGCGCGGCCAGCGGACCGCCCTCCAGCACCTGCCAGAGATCGTCGGTGGAAAAGCCGAACTGCTCAGCCAGCCGGGTACTTTCGGCCAGGCTCTGCATCATGCCGATCAGCCAGCTGTTGATGACCAGTTTCATGCGGGTGCTTTTGCCCGCTTCACCCAGCCATTTTGTTCCTTTACTGATGGCGGCAAACACCGTTTCTGCCGCCTGCGCCCTGCTTTGATCGCCGCTGGCCAGCACCAGAATCTGTGCATTTTCTGCTGGCGCTTTGGTGCCGGAGACCGGTGCATCGATCAGCAGCAGATCGGGACGCTTGTCCGCGAAAAAGGCGATCAGCGCGTCGGTTTTTTCCACGCCGATGGTGCCCATCTGGCACAGCGTCGCGCCCTGCTTAAAGGCCTCTATGGCCTGATGCAGCACCTGCTCAGTCGTATCGCCATCGGAGAGCATGGCGATCACCACATCCGCTTCACGCACCGCCTCTTCCGGCGAGTCAGCCAACTGTAAACCGGCCTCCAGCAGATCCTCGCCGCGGGCGCGGGTGCGGTTCCAGCCGTGTACGCGAAAGCCTTTTTTCAGCAGGTTGGCGGCAAATGCGTGCCCCATTGCGCCTAATCCCAGAACCGCCACTTCAGGTTGTTTCATGCTGACTCCCGTAAGTTTTTAGTCTGCATCCGACCACATCGGACGCCTTGTCACTGCAAAAGATGGATTCCAGCCTGGCGGTAAACAGAGAAAAAATCCAGCCCGAAACGGTGTACCCCGGCGCATCAAACCCTTACCATACGCGGCAATTGTTCCACCTGGTTCATTTACGCTTCTTTTTTCAGGCCTCTGATAATGAAAATACTCTCTCTGCGTCAGGCGACGCTGTTGATGTTGCCTGCCATTTTACCGCTGCCGCTGCTGGCGGCGGATAATGACAATACTCTGGTCGTGACGGCCGCCCCGCCGGAAACGGGCCTTAACGAACTCGATACGCCCGCCGCCCTGAGTGTGGTCAGCGGCGACGATATGCGTCAGGCGGCACCGCGCGTAAACCTGTCGGAAAACCTCAGCAGCGTGCCGGGTCTGCAGATCCAGAACAGACAGAACTACGCGCAGGACCTGCAGCTGTCGATGCGTGGCTTCGGCTCCCGCTCAACCTATGGCGTGCGCGGTCTGCGCATCTACGTGGATGGGATTCCGGCCACCATGCCGGATGGTCAGGCGCAGACCTCCAATATTGATATCGGCTCTGTCGATCATGTCGAAGTGCTGCGCGGCCCGTTTTCGGCGCTGTATGGCAACGCCTCGGGCGGCGTGATCAATGTCACCACCCAGCAGGGTCAGCAACCGACCACACTGGAAGCCAGCAGCTGGTACGGCAGTTACGGCAGCTGGCGCAACAGCGTCAAAGCCAGCGGTGCCACCGGTGACGGCAGCCACGCCGGGGATGTGAACTACACCGTCTCCGCCTCCCGCTTTACCACCCACGGCTATCGCGATCACAGCGAAGCGCAGAAGAACCTCGGCAACGCGCGGCTGGGTGTGCGGATCGATGATGTCAGCACCCTGACGCTGCTGTTTAACAGCGTTCACATCGACGCGCAGGATCCCGGTGGCTTAACCGAAGCGCAGTGGCGTGACAATCCGCGCCAGGTGGTCAGCAACGTCCCGCTCTACAACACCCGTAAAACGGTAGATCAGACGCAGGGCGGCCTGCGTTATCAGCGCCAGATGAGTGAAAACGATGACCTCAGCGTGATGCTCTATGCCGGGATGCGCGAAACCACTCAGTTCCAGTCGATCCCTGCCGCCGTTCAGCGCAACCCGGCCCATCCCGGTGGCGTAATCGCCCTGACCCGCCACTATCAGGGCGTCGATACCCGCTGGACCCATCGCGACACGCTGCTGTCGATCCCGGTGGCGGTGACCGGCGGCCTCGACTACGAAACCATGACCGAGCGCCGCAAAGGTTATGAGAACTTTACGGTCAGCAACGGCGTGACGCAGCTGGGCGAACAGGGCAATTTGCGCCGCAACGAACGCAACCTGATGTGGACGATCGATCCCTATCTGCAGAGCGCCTGGCAGCTGACCGATAAGCTGTCACTGGATGCAGGCGTGCGCTTCAGCACCGTTAACTTTGATTCAAATGACTTTTATGTCCGGCCCGGTAACGGCGACGACAGCGGCGATGCGCGCTATCACAAGTGGCTGCCTGCTGCTGCGCTGAAGTATGCCTTTGACCCCAGCTGGAACGCGTGGATCTCCGCTGGTCGCGGCTTCGAAACCCCGACCATCAATGAGCTTTCATACCGTTCAGATGGCGCGACGGGCCTGAATCTGGGGCTGAAACCGGCCACCAGCGACACGCTGGAGATCGGCAGCAAAAAACGCATCGGCAATGGCATTGTCAGCGCGGCGCTGTTCCAGACCGATACCCGTGATGAGATTGTTGCGGATACCAGCAGCGGCGGACGCACCACCTATAAAAATGCCGGTCAGACCCGTCGTCGCGGTCTGGAGCTAAGTCTGGATCAGCAGTTTGCCTGGGACTGGCGGCTGAAGATGGCCTATACCCTGCTGGATGCGCGCTATCGCAGCAACGCCTGTGGCAGCGAGAGCTGTGACGGCAACCGCATCCCTGGCATCGCCAGAAATATGGCATACGCCGGACTCGGCTATCTGCCGGAACAGGGCTTTTATGCAGGCAGCGAAGTGCGCTATCTGAGCCAGATCGCCGCTGAAGATCAGAATGCGGTGAATACCCCGTCCTACACCGTGGCGGCGGTAAACAGTGGCTATAAGTGGCTGGTAGATAACTGGACGCTGGATCTGTTTGGCCGGGTCGATAACCTGTTTGACCGGCGCTATGTGGGTTCAGTGATTGTGAATGAGAGCAATGGTCGCTACTTCGAATCGGCACCAGGCCGCAACTACAGCGTCGGTTTAACGCTGGGTTACGCCTTCCGCTAAACCATCCGGGCCACCGTTGCGGTGGCCCGGATCTTACCTTCACAGGCTTATCAGGCGCGTGATTTCAACTGCGCCAGGATGTCCTCACGGCTGCCGGTTTCACCCAGACGCGGGAAGATCAATTTCACGCTGTTGTTGTGGGTATCAAGGCAGCAATCCAATAAGGAGGACATTGAAACTCCCAACACAATACTGACATTATTTTGCAGATTGAATAAATGACCATATGGTTATCACAATAATACCTGGATAACACATCGTAAATATAAGGAGTCCGATAGATGCATGAAAAAAACCTCTTCAGGATTTAGCTTTAATTTGTCGCATTTATTTACGACGCGATTTATCCAATAATAAAAAATGACAAACACTAAATTAAATATTATTGCTGAAATAAAGCTATTAATGGAACCCATACTCTTGCCTGCCGCCCGATTATAAAGAACTTTTAAGGCAGCAAACGATGCAATGCAGCCAGGAGCTTCACTCACAGAATGGTAAAAACTTCAGAAGCTTATCCCTTCAATGCAGCAACAATTCCCGAAAGATCAGAGTGCATTCTCATAAAGAAACCAGACAAAATGACTTTTCGTTCAGGGGAAAAGCCATCATCCAGAAATGTTGATCATAAAAATATCGTCATACTGGCTATCGATTTGGCTAAATTGTTAAATGCTCTGTAATTTCACTGCGGAGAGCGAGGCATGTAGATAAGCAGATATAAAAAATTGTCTCCTGGCAAGATTCAGATATTATGCGCCAAATCTTTGTGATATCTAATTACTGTTTATAATATTTTTTGCGCAACGCATTAGGATTATTTAGTATCGTATTGATATTTTTTGAGGAGCGACTGTTATGGATAATAAGCTTCAAATTGCGATGTCTCCGGTACATCTTGCGGCAGTGATTTCCGATAAGTCAGTTACTGAGTCTGAGGGAATGAGCAACCGTCTTATGGGTGGTCTTGAGCTGCTCATGGG
This genomic window from Pantoea sp. Lij88 contains:
- the leuA gene encoding 2-isopropylmalate synthase, whose protein sequence is MLTQPADKYRASPVVSLPDRQWPSRQLTQAPRWLSTDLRDGNQALAEPMDRERKMAFWDLLLRCGFREIEVAFPSASQTDFDFVRDLIEQQRIPEEVTLQVLTQAREDLIARTFVALQGVPRAIVHLYNATAPLFRERVFKQSKAEIVALATAGARQIRAECEAQPETQWTFEYSPETFCFTEPAFVLEICEAVADVWQPDAQRPMIINLPATVEVNTPNVYADQIEFFCRHFSRRDAVCISVHPHNDRGTGVACAELALLAGADRVEGCLFGNGERTGNVDLVTLALNLYTQGVSPQLDFSQMHEVIEVVTRCNQLPVHPRHPYAGELVFTAFSGSHQDAIKKGFAIRAERQEKEWQMPYLPLDPADIGCSYEAVIRVNSQSGKSGAAWLLEQNHGLQMPRALQQDFSRCVQQETDRHGGEMTHYALWQLFCRQYGVTQPAVALQRADSQSDSGGQTQISASVVVQQRSLTLSGSGNGWLSAAVNALRSAFDLQLTIEDYHEHTLGRRSDSRSVAYISCVDARGVRAWGVSIDNDTARAALQALLSAAGQFLQAESSQWAQRPADDETSH
- a CDS encoding helix-turn-helix transcriptional regulator; this translates as MSQQHFDFSTRPLVPLAHDYLHGASEPWHHHACAQLIHTLSGVVRVETDFGSWLVPPSRGVWLPAFTRHALQITGSVAARTLFIDPLARADLPASCQVVQISPLLRELIVTALSLPEHYSAGSRAERVMELILDEIRGMDVLPFALPTPDSPRLQALCEQIQQTPGESWTLQRASAQMNVSGRTLARHFMRETGLQFSDWVRRARLAIALTRLAQGDSVLRVALELGYESPSAFSAMFRRLLGVAPTDYFPPAETGLPR
- a CDS encoding NAD(P)-dependent oxidoreductase; the protein is MKQPEVAVLGLGAMGHAFAANLLKKGFRVHGWNRTRARGEDLLEAGLQLADSPEEAVREADVVIAMLSDGDTTEQVLHQAIEAFKQGATLCQMGTIGVEKTDALIAFFADKRPDLLLIDAPVSGTKAPAENAQILVLASGDQSRAQAAETVFAAISKGTKWLGEAGKSTRMKLVINSWLIGMMQSLAESTRLAEQFGFSTDDLWQVLEGGPLAAPYAKMKLGMIASDDYTPQMHLIWALKDARLALDAAETPLPALENIAQLWQQAVDAGHGEEDLAVIYRFLKA
- the pqqU gene encoding TonB-dependent receptor PqqU; this translates as MKILSLRQATLLMLPAILPLPLLAADNDNTLVVTAAPPETGLNELDTPAALSVVSGDDMRQAAPRVNLSENLSSVPGLQIQNRQNYAQDLQLSMRGFGSRSTYGVRGLRIYVDGIPATMPDGQAQTSNIDIGSVDHVEVLRGPFSALYGNASGGVINVTTQQGQQPTTLEASSWYGSYGSWRNSVKASGATGDGSHAGDVNYTVSASRFTTHGYRDHSEAQKNLGNARLGVRIDDVSTLTLLFNSVHIDAQDPGGLTEAQWRDNPRQVVSNVPLYNTRKTVDQTQGGLRYQRQMSENDDLSVMLYAGMRETTQFQSIPAAVQRNPAHPGGVIALTRHYQGVDTRWTHRDTLLSIPVAVTGGLDYETMTERRKGYENFTVSNGVTQLGEQGNLRRNERNLMWTIDPYLQSAWQLTDKLSLDAGVRFSTVNFDSNDFYVRPGNGDDSGDARYHKWLPAAALKYAFDPSWNAWISAGRGFETPTINELSYRSDGATGLNLGLKPATSDTLEIGSKKRIGNGIVSAALFQTDTRDEIVADTSSGGRTTYKNAGQTRRRGLELSLDQQFAWDWRLKMAYTLLDARYRSNACGSESCDGNRIPGIARNMAYAGLGYLPEQGFYAGSEVRYLSQIAAEDQNAVNTPSYTVAAVNSGYKWLVDNWTLDLFGRVDNLFDRRYVGSVIVNESNGRYFESAPGRNYSVGLTLGYAFR